One genomic window of Solanum dulcamara chromosome 12, daSolDulc1.2, whole genome shotgun sequence includes the following:
- the LOC129875706 gene encoding uncharacterized protein LOC129875706 produces MLEYSNPGIVTRLDAEGDGSFLYLFIALNAAIQGWNYCKPTLVVDGTFLKAIYRGEMLTAVTQDGQGRQIIPTGYSIVDSKNDASWEWFFECLKEIYPQRDGMCIVSDRHQSIAKAAGSVYTAVPQSLIECNNLIKELDVVDPRIKSYLKDVEYHKWAWSHCSANRTTTMTSNIVESVNASNKYARELPVIDLQDFMTNMVQRWDYTNGNAAKFENITLTNKYEALLKDSKIEQTMAVRYCNDLHIL; encoded by the exons ATGTTGGAATACTCAAATCCAGGGATAGTTACAAGGCTAGACGCCGAAGGCGATGGCTCTTTCTTGTATCTCTTCATAGCATTAAATGCAGCTATTCAAGGGTGGAACTATTGCAAACCTACATTAGTGGTGGATGGTACCTTTCTAAAAGCAATATACAGGGGTGAAATGCTTACTGCTGTAACACAAGATGGGCAAG GACGACAAATTATACCAACTGGTTATAGTATTGTTGACTCGAAAAATGATGCATCTTGGGAATGGTTCTTTGAATGTTTAAAAGAGATATATCCACAAAGGGATGGGATGTGCATTGTCTCAGATAGACATCAGAGTATAGCTAAAGCAGCTGGAAGTGTATATACAGCAGTCCCGCAGTCCCTCATT GAATGCAACAATCTTATAAAAGAATTAGATGTTGTTGATCCAAGGataaaatcttacttgaaagaTGTTGAATACCATAAATGGGCATGGTCTCATTGCTCAGCAAATCGAACAACAACAATGACATCAAATATAGTtgaatcagtaaatgcatcaaACAAGTATGCAAGAGAGCTCCCAGTTATTGATTTGCAAGATTTTATGACAAACATGGTCCAGAGGTGGGATTACACGAACGGTAATGCTGCCAAATTTGAAAACATCACATTAACAAACAAGTATGAAGCCTTGTTGAAAGATTCAAAGATTGAACAGACAATGGCGGTAAGATACTGTAACGATCTACATATACTGTAA